The sequence CCCTCACCTGTTATTCTGTCTAACAGGGACACATCCTGGACCTCTATAGGCAAAGAAGCTATTCTCTGATGAACTGCTGCATCCCCAGAGGCAGCATTTTCTAGTTCTTGTAATGCTCTAATGAGATCTGTGGTCTGAAAAAAGCATGCGAGATTGAGAACTAGTTTAAATAAACAGATCCTAgtacaaaacagtatttcacaaTAAGCTTATGGAGTCAATTTGatattaattttcaaagcatttgtgATATCAGCATTATAGCAACATTCTGTCCCCTctcagactgaaaacaaaacaaagccattaATTCTCAGAACAACATTGCAGTATTCTTAGTTTTAAAGGTCGCCTTCTTAAAATaggttttttcatttaaactctTGCTATAGGACTACTtatacatcttttatttttgacagTAGTGATTATTTTACAGTACCTTTCATTTTACTacacattttagaaattattttttcttgtagttttgCTTCACTATCGCATCAGACTAGATCAGCGCACTTCATTTGGAAGCAGGGCTGATGTTCATAGAAGCCCAGAAGTCTGTTACAGGGAAACATACTAAATCATGATTATTTGAGGACACTAATTCCTTgccataacaaaaaaaaccttttgaGATGGGGCAGTACCATAACATAAAAGTCATAACAATGTAAGGTAGACAAAAGCTTCTCCCAACCATCATGATTGCAACATTGAGAAATATTAATAAACTGATAATCTTATTCTAATATGTGTTACTGGTTACCACCCTGGAAACCAAATGAGAACCTAAAACACTGTAGAAACTAACGCTGAAATCCTGATGTGGACAAGGCTGGATATATAATTCATACATTCTGGTTTAGCATCAAACTCACTAAAGTTATAGCATGCTCAACTTCCTAGCTCCACTTGTAACCTAAAGTACTGTGAAGGAAAGTTTCAGGTGTAGTCACCCTTGCTCAGAAACAATAcctcattaaaaagaaaaaagatcattCAAAAACAAGAGTAACTGAAAAATTCTATAACAAACCATatgcaaatacagaattttataaACATGCTTTTACCTGTGGAGGGTCAGTGGGAGAACTTCGAGGTGAACAGTTATTTTCATCAACTTTTATCTGTTCATATGTGCGTTTCCTCACCTTTCTGTCTCCatctaaatgaaaacaaacagaggagtcagagaaataatatttcaaacaaGACACTGAACCTTCATACACGCAGAAAATACTTACACAAAGCTTGCCTAAGTTGTTCTAATACATCATTTTCATAAACAGACCTTTCTTCCCAGATAGACAGCACTCGGCCCAGGTGTTTCTTACAACTCTCATCAGACTCActgttacaagaaaaaaaaccaaaaatcaacaCTAGGCAAAACTACAGCACTGCTGTATGATTATCTTTCACAGAGAGACCTAGGTATACATTATCAAAGTATCAGAAGTCAAATAATCTCAGAAGATAACgaaatcacattttaaagaaaagaaagcaaagaccAGTTCAAGATGTCTTAgcaagcacattaaaaaaacccaatgtcTAATTCCCTCTTCCTGTTTGCTTGCTCAATCCATATAGCTGTAGGCCTGTAACCCTATTACGCAAACGCTGCAAACAGGTTTGTGTTGCTTCAACAGCTGCGTACCATGTGAAAATAAGTCCGTATCAAGACTCTAGCATCCTCATGCAACAAGATGAATGGCTGCTGGGAAAAAACAGATCATGCAATACTAGTAATGAAACATATCAAACTGTTGTAGTATATAAACACAGACTGAAAGCAAGTCTTAATTTAAGGCATAGCTATCAGCTTTCTAAGGCAAGAGGGACTGAATGCAGATGAATTTACTAAGTAACTTCATCCAACAGCATTAATGCTGTCGAAGATAAAGAGAAATAGCACACCAGGACTAGCTAGGTCAGAAAAGATGAACCAAAACCCCCTCAAATACAGTATGATGAAGGACACTGTACATAACAGTTTACTGTACCTTGAAACATGCTTAAAAGCCTCCACTATTACTGGAGCAAAGTCTTTCGTAAATTCTGgtcctttccttttgctgttctgtatGACATCATTGGCCAAGTACAGGAATGTCAGCTTCCTATTTGGTTTTGCTAAGAGAAAGAGCGATAAACAAGAGTAATTAGAAATTTTAGTTCTTCCAACTAATACCTATTTATCCACATTTATactaaacacacaaaaaacaaatcaaatgtGTTTTTCCTATTCTCATTACTGCTTACAACATTTCACtctaattttgcatttaaaagtgTGGAAAGACTTTGGTCCCCCAttggcttttctctctcttctgctgtaCCTCTTTGCTCAGATTCTTCCTCCTTCATAATATGACACAAATTCCCTCTAGCCCCATgtccaaaaataaaacatgacatTGATATGACGTTCAGCCCTCAACTATTTTCAGGTCTTTTCCTGAGCCTGATGTGATTTATCTGTTTGGTAGCCTTCATGGGTTTCTTCCACGAACTTAGCTTCCCTTTGAGCCTGCATAAATTTCTTACACCCATGAAGTCTTCTGACAGGAGCTTCACAGATCCACAATCATTCATGTGAAGAACCTCCTCCTTTCGACTTGAATTTCACTCAGTCTTATATAACCACCTCTCATTCTCATATTTGAACAAACCGAACAGTCAATCTCTCCATATCACTGTAATACTGCTCTCCCTCATCACCTGATCATTAAACACTCATGTGCCTGCAGCTGTAGtatcaataaaacattttcaaaaaaatcactttcaggCTGCTGTAGTGTATCTCTTCTCCAAGCATCTTACACATTTTACCCCATTCCCATTAACATGCAATAGATTACAAGCTTCCAGTTTACaagttgcttttgaaaatctattCCATGTTTTCTAAGTGTTCCTACCCAGGTATTTTCCTTTACCATCACACTGCATCTAATCTTCATTAGCCTACAGGCTTCTCAAAGCTGCAACTCTTACTGTAACACTTCTAACCTTGTGTTAACACCAGAAAAACTTTTGATATCCATTACCACTGCACAGACTCAGTATGAGTGCTCTGACTTTAAAGAGAGGTTTCTCTTTAAAGACAAGATTAAGTTTTATCTGCCCTCTCAAGGAAAGCAGCACTGCGGTAAAGCCAATCTAGGATTTCTTAAAACTCGTGCTTAGTTCCCAACATGATTTGATTTCGTTAACTTCCATTCCAGCCTCTCAAACATGCAGAACCATTACCCTCacatacaaacagaaaattcaaCGTTGATATGCTTCCATTCTAAGGAAATGTTTTTGGGAATAAATTTCTCCTTGgagtattgatttttttcccatcctcttGGACAGACATATCCAACAAGTTAAGAGAGTTCTGGATTaagtaggggggaaaaaaagcctgcattaaaagtaaaaatgcacCTATCTCTTAGAATCAAGGCAAACAAAGAAGtggcaaaaaataaattgtttggaAGTGCTGGACACAAGGTGGATCTATGAAGTCTGCTCCGAACAGTGAAATCACTACATGCAAACACTTGGGGAATTCATCTACTTAGGTCAAAACCCAGCTAAACTAAAATTTAGATTTTATAAACTTATGCTACctaatttctttcctaaaaacTGACTGACAATATAGCCACACATCTCCTACTTGTGTTTCAGATAAGTCATAGTTCTGACACATAGAAAGCTTTGAATTATTCAAAGACAAAGTCTTAGAAAACACATCTTGTCTCATGGGTGCACCAAAATTAACTAGTGTTTACCAAAGCTAACCCTGCCTTCTCCCCCCAAATTCTTAAGTGAGCCCAGAATTAGGACTCACAATCTAATGAAGCAGACTGTTCCCCATACTACATCCTCTGAACTGCATAAAGGATAGGTCCTTGTCCAtctatttcacagaaaaaaagtcatgttttaATCCTCCGTGATGTAACTCATTTGTGACAGACCTCAACTTCCTTGTTTCCAACATGTAACAAAATCAACTGAGCTGGTAAAGACAGGAGATGTAGGCAGTGTCATCAAGTCAGGTGATGTTGACTGGCACAAGGCTGGACTTTATCTATTCACTACGGGAAACAGATCAATATTGTGTTTGGAAAAAGCATGCTAAAACCAGAAAGTCACTTTCAAGTTTACTTCCTCTAGTATTACCTTTTCAGTTTCCTACTacaattcaacagaaaaacaaagctgcatTTAATGAACAAAAATCCTCAGAACACTATTAAGCTATCTGTGGCTTTGGTTAGAAATTCAACTAATATTCTACCCTTACTTTCACAAAGAATATTatgaagtaaaatttaattCCTCTTGCTGTAAGAATGCTCTGCACAAAATTCCAAAGCTAAAAATTATGCCTACATTCAAGCGTTCCCTTTCACTTCACAAATCTTCAGGAGTTTACATACTGGTCTACTACCACTCTACCTTACACATGAGACTAAGGTGCAACATAACATTTATCAAGTGAGGCTGCCAACTCcgagctgaaaaaaaaccagtattCTATTGCTATATGACTGTAAATTAACTAAaagtctgaaatacaaaattaaattccagACAAGATAGATctactctgaaaaaaattacctgtttAAAGCATCTCTCTTCAGTAGCAGTGACACTAACTTTTCAGCCCCAGGCTTTGAAATACCTCAGTACACCAAAATGAATCAAAGAACAGTTAGACTATTTTGAAAAAGCATCCTCAGTGCAAAAGCACtctgtcagaagaaaatgagagaaaaaaggtATGATCTTAGGTTAAAGAAGGATCTGAAAGGCACATAGTACCAGAGCGTACAGTGTTAGAAGTAGCTAGCCTGCAGTATCTCTGGTACACTAACAGTACAGCAACTGTAAAACACAAAACTGCTAAGAAAGCATCCATGTTGGACTGAGTCATCATCTGTTCAAAAGCTTCGTGCAGTGTTCACATAACTCTTCTGCTTGTTTCAGTTAGATTTACCCACTAAAGCAGCTCCCTCAAGTGctgaattctgaaatattttaacaggaCAACATTGCTGGCTAGTATAAGGGCCATATTAAGCACATTACTCTTAAAGCATCCACGGTGAGACCAACTGGGATTGGTACCTCACGACTGAAACGAAGTCTGTTCCAAAAAATGTATCTGACATATTAAAATGCCAATGAATACTCTGCAGGCATTAATGGTATTTCACCTGCAACTAGTGTAATCACAGATCTACGGCCAAGGGACTTAGCATCCTCATTATCAAGTCTTAGTTTTCAGCAATCTTTACTTCTTAAGAACACACACTTGTTAGCTTGGCGTGGGTATTCCTGGTTC comes from Grus americana isolate bGruAme1 chromosome 2, bGruAme1.mat, whole genome shotgun sequence and encodes:
- the RPRD1A gene encoding regulation of nuclear pre-mRNA domain-containing protein 1A isoform X3 — protein: MSAFSEAALERKLSELSNSQQSVQTLSLWLIHHRKHSALIVSVWERELRKAKPNRKLTFLYLANDVIQNSKRKGPEFTKDFAPVIVEAFKHVSSESDESCKKHLGRVLSIWEERSVYENDVLEQLRQALYGDRKVRKRTYEQIKVDENNCSPRSSPTDPPQTTDLIRALQELENAASGDAAVHQRIASLPIEVQDVSLLDRITDKESGEQLSKMVDDACMLLADYNGRLAAEIDDRKQLTRMLSDFLRCQKEFLAEKEHKLEVVDMDLSSNDVTIH
- the RPRD1A gene encoding regulation of nuclear pre-mRNA domain-containing protein 1A isoform X2, with translation MSAFSEAALERKLSELSNSQQSVQTLSLWLIHHRKHSALIVSVWERELRKAKPNRKLTFLYLANDVIQNSKRKGPEFTKDFAPVIVEAFKHVSSESDESCKKHLGRVLSIWEERSVYENDVLEQLRQALYGDRKVRKRTYEQIKVDENNCSPRSSPTDPPQTTDLIRALQELENAASGDAAVHQRIASLPIEVQDVSLLDRITDKESGEQLSKMVDDACMLLADYNGRLAAEIDDRKQLTRMLSDFLRCQKEFLAEKEHKLELLLQVVDMDLSSNDVTIH